In a genomic window of Bacteroidia bacterium:
- a CDS encoding rhomboid family intramembrane serine protease: MFITEGVKNLLIINFIAFLATATLPINLLQYGALWHPANLPPYDFFQPYQLVTHIFLHGSIGHIFSNMLALWMFGSAMEATWGTKRFLTYYFTCGLGASGLYLLVEYLTIDSGFYPPMVGASGAVFGLLLAFGVTYPNNYINLYFFIPIRAKYFVALYAAIELYAGVTNQYSIIRGTGPTSNVAHFAHLGGMLIGLVLILYWKQKRY; encoded by the coding sequence ATGTTTATCACTGAAGGCGTAAAAAACTTACTCATCATTAACTTTATTGCATTTTTGGCTACGGCTACCCTACCCATCAACCTCTTACAATACGGTGCTTTATGGCATCCTGCGAATCTACCCCCCTATGACTTTTTTCAACCCTACCAACTTGTTACTCATATATTTTTACATGGTAGCATAGGACACATTTTTTCTAATATGCTTGCCCTGTGGATGTTTGGTAGTGCTATGGAAGCTACTTGGGGTACAAAACGCTTTCTGACCTATTATTTTACTTGCGGATTAGGTGCATCAGGTTTGTATTTACTGGTAGAATACCTGACCATTGACAGTGGCTTTTATCCTCCCATGGTGGGAGCTTCGGGAGCAGTATTTGGATTACTTTTAGCTTTTGGAGTAACATACCCTAATAACTATATTAATCTTTATTTTTTCATTCCTATACGTGCAAAATACTTTGTGGCACTATATGCCGCTATTGAATTATATGCAGGCGTAACCAATCAGTACAGCATTATAAGAGGCACAGGACCTACATCAAATGTGGCGCACTTTGCTCACTTAGGCGGAATGCTTATCGGATTAGTTTTGATATTGTACTGGAAACAGAAACGTTATTAA